In Capsicum annuum cultivar UCD-10X-F1 chromosome 7, UCD10Xv1.1, whole genome shotgun sequence, one genomic interval encodes:
- the LOC124885912 gene encoding secreted RxLR effector protein 161-like, protein MGLTGAKPSWTPLDCNLKLTTTEVDQAIGLKDGIELLDKSSYQRLIGRLLYLTLTRPDIGFAVQTLSQFLQHPKRTHMEATLKVVRYIKRKPAMEILMSSRKENKLVAFYDADWVACPNTRRSVIGFLIKHGDSLILWRSKKQTTISRSSAESEYRSMASTVSELVWIIALYKELGEELELPVTLFSDSKAAL, encoded by the coding sequence ATGGGACTAACCGGAGCAAAACCATCTTGGACACCATTAGACTGCAATTTGAAACTAACCACTACAGAGGTTGATCAAGCAATTGGACTTAAAGATGGTATAGAATTATTAGATAAGAGTTCTTATCAAAGATTGATCGGAAGATTGTTGTATTTGACTTTGACTAGACCAGACATTGGCTTTGCAGTTCAAACATTAAGTCAATTCCTGCAACATCCCAAAAGAACTCATATGGAAGCAACACTCAAAGTTGTAAGATACATAAAAAGGAAACCTGCTATGGAAATTCTGATGAGTAGCAGAAAAGAGAACAAGCTAGTGGCATTCTATGATGCAGATTGGGTAGCATGTCCGAATACAAGGAGGTCAGTAATAGGGTTCTTGATTAAACATGGAGATTCCTTGATATTATGGAGGTCAAAGAAGCAGACAACAATTTCTAGAAGTTCGGCAGAATCAGAATATAGGAGCATGGCCTCTacagtttcagaactagtgtggATTATTGCTTTGTACAAGGAACTAGGGGAAGAGTTAGAGTTGCCTGTGACTCTTTTTTCTGACAGTAAAGCTGCATTGTAA